GCAAATAGCAATGCCCTACCATCAGACTTGTTCACAAAATCCACACTATCTCGGATATTTTCACAAATATCTACTATATCCTTCAAGCCATCTTGAACCATAAGGTTCAAGATATGGGCGCAACAACGAACATGAAACAGTTTTCCTCCACCCAAAAGCTTCTTGCATCTCCCGAAATCATCTTTCAACAATCTCACGGCCACATCATTGTTTGAGGCATTGTCCACAGAAATAGTGTGAATTTTTCCCTCAATTCCCCATTCCTTTGCACACTTGAAAACTGCATCCGAAATCTCAACTCCTCGACGTGGTGGTCGAATATGAACAAAATTTAACACTCTCTTCTGAAGCTTCCAATTTCCATCAATCCAATGTCCGGTCACCACCATGTATTCAATTTTTTGATTCTTTGATTTCCACATATCGGTGGTCAAGCTAACTTTTTGTACATGCCTcaacaagttcttcaacttCTTTTTCTCTATCTCGTACACCTGTGTACAATCTTTTTTAGCTGTCATGCGTGAAATCTTTTGCCACTCCGGCCAGCCGCGTTTCATCATTATGTTGAACCTCTCTTCCTCCAAAATTGTGAAAGCATGCTCGTGCATCAAGATCCAATGTGCAGCAGCCTCTCTCATTGATTCCATATCGAATTTGCCAGTGTGCAATGATGGTACAGTTGGAAAACGCTCATTCGCTTGCTGAAAGTTTATCTTTGTTTGCTGCTCGGCCTTTCTAAGCTTGGCTTTTCTAACGGAACAGTTTTCTCGATGCCTCCACATACTACTGGTTTGTTTAGTTTTTCCCCGATTCAGTTTCTTACTACAATGTTTACAAATGGCATAATATATGccattttcttccaaatcaTCGAAGTCTTCCCATGCCTCAGATGTTTTATTCCTTTTAGGCAATCGAAATTTACCATCATCTTCAGCTTCATCTCCTTGCTGCCTATTGGTGTCTTCAGTTCCCTCTTGTTGTGTTTCACCACCCTCTTGTGTGGGATCACAGGCATCACGGCTTACAAATACTGGGCTGTTAATCATGACTGGTGTGGATGAATCAGTCCCAGACACATGTGGTATTGAAGAAACCTCGGGAGGACTAATAGACATGCCTTtaatagaaaaataaacattTACATTAAAATGAGttacacttcaaaaattttgacaCGGAGCATTAAATTCAAGTCAAACAGACATTAGAAGAAATAGAAAATGACACACAAGcacccaaatctggaaaacagctcccaaaaaaattgaaaatgacaCACAAGcacccaaatctggaaaacagcTTCCAAAAAACATTCATATCAGGGCTAAAGTTCATAGCAAATTCAGATCTGATGTTGAGAAGAAGAAAACATAAAAAAGAGTTATGGATTCTGTTAAGGAAATTTAGATCTGAACTTAGCAAATTGAAACTCAAAATGTTAAGGGCTGGCTGACATTAAACTTAAATGcatttattattattggtaAGAGAAAGAAGTTGACGCCTCCCTAATCCCTATCATCAAGGCTTCAACAACTGCTGATAACTATTGAAAGCATCCATCATGGCTTTTATAGTTTATGGTTAGATGCATAAATTTTCTAAGTAGTAGTCCTCTGCCATTTTACCAACCTCCTTGTTGACTATCCTTTGCCTGATTTATTGGAGTACTAATATGAAGAGCTGAAAGATGGAGCTTGGCTACTTTTCAGTCCTATATATAGATAGGCATGGGAATAAGTTGACGATTCAAACCAGCAGGAAAAAGGAGCAAAAGAAATCCAAAGACATATCAACACACAATACTTTTGGTAAGAAAGATAGATAAGCTGAGAGGCAGATCAACATATATAACGAGAAGAATTTGTATGAAACTTCAAGCACTATTGTAGCAATAAAGCCTGAAAGTTTTGATAAGATTTCATATATATTCGGCTGGGAATCATAAAGGGGGCTATTAGAAGCTTTGATATGTCTTCAGATTGAGAAACTTTTGTACTTTATGACGTATCCCCTTTTCTACAGTTTCCTATTCCATGCAGTGTTTTGTTTTCCAGGAAAGGCTAGTTTTAGTTCCGATTGAGAAACTCTTGTTTTGATGCTGTTATTGACCCAAGTAAAAGATCTTTTAGTTTAACTGCATAAGCTAGCATCAAAATTATTCTCCAGAGAACATAATTGAATATTCTCATTAATCTCATTAATATACTAGCTaattaacacttaataatccaACTTAAAGCAAATTTCTGAAATCAGTGCATTTTCACATCAAAGAAAAACCCATAAACATGTTAGAGCCAATGTCAAGAAACTTACCAATTCTTGGAGCTGTGGCGCCAACCACCGAATCACTTGTTGAAGGAATCGAGCTGCCCTCCATCTCCTCAAAATTCCAGTACAGCAATGGAGAAGGAATGGGATACGGAAATTGAATGGAAATTGAATGTAATATTGAATCGCAGGCTGCAGCCCCCAATTTTTTTGGTTAGGGTTTGGagattaaaaattaatattacatttataaaatttaaCCTCATAATGGACATAATTACTACACAAATGCACAATAAGTACCTTAATTTGTCAAATGCAGCTGTTGAAATTGATgagttttgatttgatttgaaaccCCCACTCAAAGGTCGGCTGCTCAGTGCTCACGCTGCTACCTACTCCATGTTGAGCTAAACTGCTGAAGTGTTTAAAGCCTTAGATGATCGACTGCCTTGTGAGTTGTGAGTTGTGACAATTGAGGAGATGAGCCAAAGAATAAGAGATTGAGATTTGAGAGAGGCTGAAGAGGAAGGAACGGCCgaacgaagaagaagaaagaactgTGAAGGATGAATTCGACGGAagctttttcatttttcgttTTTAGTTTTCCTCATTTCATCAGAATTCTCGAGCCAAAATTACTTATTCACCCTTGTTTACTAATTGGTAGGGAACTGCTTAAGCCCGTAAATATTCTAGCTAACAAACCTAAAAGAGTAAATTGATATATAAACTAAAATACAATATATATGTGCTACCGAGCTCGAGCTACTCGTCGATCTCGAATTTCTGATTCCTAAATACTCGAGATCGGCTCGTTTACTGTAGCAAGTAGATCGAGATTGACTCGAACTCGAATTTGCTCGAGATCGATTCGAGTAGCTAATCAAGCCACTCGCGAGCTCGATTCAAGCTACTCGAATTCTCTGCACCCCTAGTTCatccttcttgtttattagTTAGATGAAGAAGAGATTGGAGGATGAAAAAGGCAAGGATATGAACTCATGGGACaagggttacattcctttccaactctttatcttttgtacttgattcccagtttagttaatatacaagttctggattttattTTTATGATGTGTTTCTAAACTTTTTGCCTTGGGTTTAGTTGAActtcctatgattgttagtgtttattatttggttatttgattgctattatttgagtaagttatttagcactttagctctttaaatcatgattaatctggtaccattaattgtgattatctaaggtgttgcttccataatgaaaattgagatttaatgacatgcgcagggtatacatatacaattagttcattcacaatcaagttttacatttataaacttcTAAATACCTCGCACGTAATTTATcacaagtatacgaatcgtgagcgagtatagggtattaagagtcgatcccacagggaaaaTTACAATTACCGGTGtttttcaaactcctttattatctaaactaccacaaatataaaatttatgaaAGTAACACTAGAAATCttctagagatatggaatttcttactactcttgcaaatgagaaTACCGGTTAAATGAATAttattatcttgactagttatggcgtaatttccttatatatgtgaaacctactttcgtagtgaatcaactatacttgtaaatAAGTCATACCTACTCTCATGATTATGAATTAAATACAAgtttatttcttctatgaaattacatgaacaagtcacttaagccacatagatgcacctctactttcgtgagtgtactccctagatttatcacttctttgaactagtgttaaattccaattctcattgcaaacttaacacctttagataattaCAATTAAT
This Coffea arabica cultivar ET-39 chromosome 3e, Coffea Arabica ET-39 HiFi, whole genome shotgun sequence DNA region includes the following protein-coding sequences:
- the LOC113737692 gene encoding zinc finger BED domain-containing protein RICESLEEPER 2-like, with translation MEGSSIPSTSDSVVGATAPRIGMSISPPEVSSIPHVSGTDSSTPVMINSPVFVSRDACDPTQEGGETQQEGTEDTNRQQGDEAEDDGKFRLPKRNKTSEAWEDFDDLEENGIYYAICKHCSKKLNRGKTKQTSSMWRHRENCSVRKAKLRKAEQQTKINFQQANERFPTVPSLHTGKFDMESMREAAAHWILMHEHAFTILEEERFNIMMKRGWPEWQKISRMTAKKDCTQVYEIEKKKLKNLLRHVQKVSLTTDMWKSKNQKIEYMVVTGHWIDGNWKLQKRVLNFVHIRPPRRGVEISDAVFKCAKEWGIEGKIHTISVDNASNNDVAVRLLKDDFGRCKKLLGGGKLFHVRCCAHILNLMVQDGLKDIVDICENIRDSVDFVNKSDGRALLFAEIAQHLQIPGKKLLHDCRTRWNSTYEMLNCAIKYKEVFPRFQVREPLYESCPSSEDWEKVEKVCTILEKFYTATHIISGSEYPTSNLFLPEILKVKKLLDARVNDEDDFVRGMITRMKLKFDKYWKECNLLMSIAAILDPRQKMRAIEFAFPKMYSAYEAQENITYVRKAIFELYDEYVAMATSGSAGTGCSLNPTSEIVCPPRASADYWDDLDEYCGELESDEPHKSELVDYLDKPRQLPGQNPKDFNCLDWWKINRSAYPVLSQLAADVLAIPITTVASEATFSAGTRVIDSYRASLAPETVQTLMCAGDWCRNLHGVKKKLKPQKALKEYELPNA